The following coding sequences are from one Microbacterium sp. SORGH_AS_0969 window:
- a CDS encoding type II toxin-antitoxin system VapC family toxin yields the protein MRPSDRSTSPIAVDTSVAVPLLVRSHENHERVRAWARGRELRLSGHAAIETYSVLTRLPGDARVDGADAITVMDDNFGDPLTLSPGEAASAHRDLSGCGIAGGATYDGLVALAARVHTIPLATRDARARGTYEAVGVTVELVV from the coding sequence ATGAGGCCGTCGGATCGGTCGACATCCCCGATCGCCGTCGACACGAGCGTCGCGGTCCCCCTCCTCGTCCGCTCGCACGAAAACCATGAGCGCGTGCGCGCGTGGGCGCGCGGTCGAGAGCTTCGCCTGAGCGGCCACGCCGCGATCGAGACGTACTCCGTCCTCACGCGCCTGCCGGGCGACGCCCGTGTCGACGGAGCCGACGCCATCACCGTCATGGATGACAATTTCGGCGATCCGCTCACGCTCTCCCCCGGCGAGGCGGCGTCAGCCCACCGCGATCTCTCCGGCTGCGGCATCGCCGGCGGAGCAACGTATGACGGTCTCGTCGCTCTCGCCGCACGTGTGCACACGATCCCCCTTGCAACGCGCGACGCCCGCGCGCGCGGCACCTACGAAGCGGTGGGCGTAACAGTCGAGCTCGTCGTCTGA
- a CDS encoding AbrB/MazE/SpoVT family DNA-binding domain-containing protein → MELTIDSGGRIVLPKALRDVYGLLPGTVVDVSAYGSGLQITPGGRTAHLERDDDGRLVSRGNTPVTDEVVSALLDSGRR, encoded by the coding sequence GGGACGCATCGTCCTCCCGAAGGCGCTTCGGGATGTGTACGGACTCCTTCCCGGCACGGTGGTCGATGTGTCGGCATACGGCAGTGGCCTGCAGATCACCCCCGGAGGCCGCACCGCGCACCTCGAGCGCGACGACGATGGCCGGCTCGTTTCACGCGGCAACACCCCGGTGACCGACGAGGTTGTGTCGGCGCTGCTCGACAGCGGCCGTCGATGA